The following are from one region of the Baumannia cicadellinicola str. Hc (Homalodisca coagulata) genome:
- the lepA gene encoding translation elongation factor 4 — translation MKKIRNFAIIAHIDHGKSTLSDRFIQLCGALSSREMVNQVLDSMDIERERGITIKAQSVRLNYKALDSQLYQLNLIDTPGHVDFSYEVSRSLAACEGALLVVDASQGVEAQTLANCYTAIEMNLTVVPVINKIDLASADPNRVLQEIEDIIGIDATDIVFCSAKTGLGISNIIERIVRDIPPPKGDPTAPLQALIIDSWFDNYFGLVSLVRIQNGTLRKGDKVTVMSTGQSYNVERLGFFTPKKIDQEELKCGEVGWLVCSIKNIFGVLVGDTFTLTYQPAQQALPGFKKVKPQVYAGFFPVNANDYQSLNDALGKLRLNDASLFYEIEQSNALGFGFRCGFLGLLHMEIIQERLEREYNLNLITTAPTVIYEVITHDKNTYFIDSPSKLPSIHEIKELREPIAKCTILVPHKYLGKVINLCIEKRGVQKDIFYHGKMVTLTYEIPMAEVVIDFFDRLKSISRGYASLDYEFQFFQTSNVVRVDVLINGDRIDALTIITHRVNALYRGRELVDRLQELIPRQQFDIAIQTAIGNNIIARSTVKQLRKNVLAKCYGGDVSRKKKLLQKQKQGKKRMKLIGKIELPQEAFMSILNVKKKSNKVC, via the coding sequence ATGAAAAAAATACGTAATTTCGCTATTATAGCTCATATTGATCATGGAAAATCGACACTCTCTGACCGTTTTATTCAACTATGTGGAGCATTAAGCAGCCGTGAAATGGTCAATCAAGTTCTTGATTCAATGGATATTGAACGTGAACGCGGTATAACTATCAAAGCCCAAAGTGTTAGACTTAACTATAAGGCTCTCGATAGTCAGTTATATCAATTAAATTTGATTGATACACCAGGCCACGTAGATTTTTCTTACGAAGTTTCTCGTTCATTAGCTGCTTGTGAAGGTGCACTATTAGTTGTAGATGCTAGTCAGGGAGTTGAAGCACAGACACTAGCTAACTGCTATACGGCAATAGAAATGAATTTAACTGTAGTCCCAGTGATCAATAAAATTGATTTAGCTAGTGCCGATCCAAATCGCGTACTACAGGAAATTGAAGATATAATTGGCATAGATGCCACTGATATAGTCTTTTGCTCAGCAAAAACAGGATTAGGTATCTCAAATATCATCGAGCGTATTGTAAGAGATATACCACCTCCAAAAGGAGATCCTACGGCACCACTTCAGGCGTTAATTATTGATTCTTGGTTTGATAACTATTTTGGCTTAGTGTCGTTAGTACGGATCCAAAATGGCACTTTACGCAAAGGCGATAAAGTGACAGTAATGAGTACTGGACAGAGCTATAATGTTGAACGTTTAGGATTTTTTACCCCTAAGAAAATAGATCAAGAAGAGTTAAAATGCGGTGAAGTTGGTTGGCTAGTTTGTTCAATAAAAAATATTTTTGGTGTTCTAGTAGGTGATACTTTTACTCTAACGTATCAACCTGCTCAACAAGCACTACCAGGCTTTAAGAAGGTTAAACCACAGGTCTATGCTGGATTTTTTCCTGTTAATGCTAATGACTATCAATCTCTTAATGATGCCTTAGGTAAATTACGTTTAAATGATGCTTCACTATTTTATGAAATTGAACAATCTAATGCTCTCGGTTTTGGTTTTAGGTGTGGTTTTCTTGGTTTATTACATATGGAAATCATTCAGGAAAGGCTAGAGCGAGAGTATAATCTTAATCTAATTACTACTGCACCTACTGTTATTTATGAGGTAATTACTCATGATAAAAATACGTACTTTATCGATAGCCCCTCTAAATTACCATCTATTCATGAGATTAAAGAACTACGAGAACCGATTGCTAAGTGTACTATTTTAGTACCACATAAGTATCTAGGTAAAGTAATTAATTTATGTATTGAGAAACGTGGGGTACAGAAAGATATTTTCTATCATGGTAAAATGGTTACATTAACCTATGAAATACCTATGGCTGAAGTAGTGATAGATTTTTTCGACCGCTTAAAATCAATATCTCGTGGTTACGCATCGTTAGATTATGAATTTCAGTTTTTTCAAACATCAAATGTAGTACGCGTAGATGTACTAATTAATGGTGATCGCATTGATGCGTTAACTATTATTACTCATAGAGTAAATGCTCTATACCGTGGCCGTGAGTTAGTAGATCGATTACAGGAACTCATCCCACGCCAGCAGTTTGATATAGCTATCCAAACAGCTATTGGTAACAATATTATTGCCCGTTCGACAGTAAAACAATTACGTAAGAATGTTTTAGCTAAATGTTACGGCGGAGATGTAAGTCGCAAAAAAAAACTATTACAAAAACAAAAACAAGGTAAAAAACGCATGAAATTAATAGGTAAAATTGAGCTACCTCAAGAAGCTTTTATGTCTATTTTAAATGTCAAGAAAAAAAGTAATAAGGTATGTTAG